The nucleotide window CGGCGACCCGGTAACCCAGGGTCGCTTCGACGGCACGGTGCCAACCGCGGCATAGGCGGTCCCGTTCTTCCGGCTCCATCACGGGATCGAATCGTCGCTCAGGCTGATGCAGCTGAGCCAATTCATCGCGATCGCGCCAGAAACCGACAGCCAGCCCGGCAAGATATGCGGCACCAAGCGCCGTCGTTTCGGCAACGCGCGGTCGCAACAGGGGCACGTTGAGGATGTCGCACTGAAACTGGGCGATGAAGTCGTTGGCGATGGCGCCGCCGTCGGCCCGCAGCTCGGCCAGTGCGATGCCTGCATCGGCTTCCATGGCCTTGAATACGTCGCGTGTTTGATAGGCCATCGACTCGAGCGCGGCACGAACAAGATGCTCCTTCTCCGTGCCGCGCGTGAGGCCGAACATGGCACCTCTTACATCGCTGCGCCAATAGGGTGCGCCGAGGCCGACGAACGCCGGAACCACATAGACGCCATCCGTGGAGGCCACCGCTTCGGCGAGCATCCGGGATTCTTCGGCGCTGGCCAGCATGCGCAATCCGTCGCGAAGCCATTGCACGACGGCGCCCGCGACGAAGATGCTGCCTTCCAGGGCGTACTCCACCTCACCACCAAGTTGCCAGGCGATCGTGGTCAGCAGCCCGTGATGCGAAGGGACGGGCCTGGCTCCCGTGTGCATCAGCATGAAGCAGCCGGTCCCGTAGGTATTCTTCGCCATGCCGGGCTTGAAGCATGCCTGGCCGAACAGGGCTGCCTGCTGATCACCTGCCGCACCTGCGATGGGTATGGCCTGGCCGAAGAAGTTCGCGGGATCGGTATGCGCATAGATCTCGCTGCAGCTGCGCACTTCGGGGAGCATAGCTTGTGGAATGTCGAGCATCGCGAGCAGTTCGTCATCCCACCGTCGTGCATGGATGTCGTAGAGGAGCGTACGCGCGGCATTGCTCGCATCGGTGACATGGGCCTCACCGCCACTGAGGTTCCAGATAAGCCAGGTCTCGATCGTACCGAAGAGCAGCTCGCCACGCTCTGCACGTGCTTGTGCACCATCGACATGATCGAGGATCCAGCGCAGCTTGGTCGCGGAAAAATAGGCATCGATGAGGAGGCCGGTCTTCTTGCGCACGAGCTCACCGAATCCCTCGCCCTGGAGCCGCTCGCAAATGGAGAGGCTTTGACGGGATTGCCAGACGATGGCGTTGTAGATCGGTTGTCCCGTCAAGCGATCCCACACCACGGTGGTTTCGCGTTGATTCGTGATGCCGATCGCGGCCACATCGCGGATGTCGACTTGCGCCGTCGTGAGTACTTCCGTGACAGAGACGAGAATGCTGGTCAGGATGTCGCGCGGATGATGTTCCACCCAGCCAGGCTGGGGGAAATGCTGTGGGAATTCGCGCTGGGCCATGCCCTTGAGCGCGCCATGCCGATCAAAGAGCAACGCACGGGAACTGGTCGTGCCTTGATCGAGGGCGAGGATGTAGCGCTTATCCAAGGAGAGTTCGCCAGTCAGCGTGGTGTCGATCGGAAGACTAGCAAAGTTGTGCCCGCGTCCTGGGTAGAGATTGCCCATGAGGCAAGCTGGGTGCTTCGAACAGGCTTCGACTTTCCGCTCACCTGCCGCTTGAAACGAAAACGCCTTCCAGGAGGAAGGCGTTCGGAGGTGTACTTGATGTCTGCACGCCCCTTCTGCAGATGTCGCCCATGTGCTTCGGGATAAGTGCCGTGCTTTACCCGCGCGGTACCTGAGCATTGCACACGATTCGCATCTTCCACGCAGGTATGGCGAGCTTTTCGGCCTGCTCTTTCGCTGTTCTTCGCGCTTGGTTCGTGCGCTTGGCCGCGTTCGCGTTCTGATTTTCAGGCAAAG belongs to Dyella terrae and includes:
- the glpK gene encoding glycerol kinase GlpK; this translates as MDKRYILALDQGTTSSRALLFDRHGALKGMAQREFPQHFPQPGWVEHHPRDILTSILVSVTEVLTTAQVDIRDVAAIGITNQRETTVVWDRLTGQPIYNAIVWQSRQSLSICERLQGEGFGELVRKKTGLLIDAYFSATKLRWILDHVDGAQARAERGELLFGTIETWLIWNLSGGEAHVTDASNAARTLLYDIHARRWDDELLAMLDIPQAMLPEVRSCSEIYAHTDPANFFGQAIPIAGAAGDQQAALFGQACFKPGMAKNTYGTGCFMLMHTGARPVPSHHGLLTTIAWQLGGEVEYALEGSIFVAGAVVQWLRDGLRMLASAEESRMLAEAVASTDGVYVVPAFVGLGAPYWRSDVRGAMFGLTRGTEKEHLVRAALESMAYQTRDVFKAMEADAGIALAELRADGGAIANDFIAQFQCDILNVPLLRPRVAETTALGAAYLAGLAVGFWRDRDELAQLHQPERRFDPVMEPEERDRLCRGWHRAVEATLGYRVAE